Proteins found in one Mucilaginibacter gracilis genomic segment:
- a CDS encoding HipA family kinase has translation MNYTVPKLRTVNVIRYVTPLREGGSLPAIAEADDEFLYVLKFRGAGQGVKALIAELIGGEIARACGLKIPELVFANLDAAFGRTEPDEEIQDLLKASVGLNLALHYLAGAITFDPTVTMVDAKLASQIVWLDCLLTNVDRTPRNTNMLIWHKELWSIDHGAALYFHHSWDNWEEQSKRPFVQVKDHVLLSRASELETVDLEFKAILTPELINEIVGLIPDEWLIREDQTETAAEMRQVYAQFLISRIAVSQIFVNEAQHARESRI, from the coding sequence ATGAACTACACCGTTCCGAAACTCCGAACCGTTAACGTTATCAGGTACGTAACACCCCTGCGCGAAGGTGGTTCACTACCTGCTATTGCCGAGGCCGACGATGAATTTTTATATGTACTTAAATTTCGTGGGGCCGGGCAAGGCGTAAAGGCCTTGATAGCCGAATTAATAGGCGGCGAAATTGCTCGCGCATGCGGTTTAAAGATACCGGAGTTGGTTTTTGCCAATCTGGATGCTGCCTTTGGCCGTACAGAACCCGACGAAGAGATACAAGATTTACTCAAAGCAAGCGTAGGCCTTAACCTGGCATTACATTATTTGGCCGGAGCTATCACATTTGACCCCACTGTAACCATGGTTGATGCTAAATTAGCATCCCAAATTGTGTGGCTGGATTGCTTACTGACCAATGTTGACCGCACACCACGTAATACCAATATGCTTATTTGGCACAAGGAATTATGGTCGATAGATCACGGAGCTGCATTATACTTTCATCATTCGTGGGATAATTGGGAAGAGCAGTCTAAACGCCCGTTTGTTCAGGTTAAAGATCATGTATTGTTGTCCCGCGCAAGCGAACTGGAAACAGTTGACCTGGAATTTAAGGCCATACTGACCCCGGAATTGATTAATGAAATAGTTGGATTGATCCCCGACGAGTGGCTTATACGCGAAGACCAAACCGAAACCGCCGCGGAAATGCGCCAGGTATATGCCCAATTTTTAATTAGCAGGATAGCCGTATCGCAAATATTTGTAAACGAAGCGCAACATGCCAGAGAATCACGTATTTGA
- a CDS encoding DUF3037 domain-containing protein, which translates to MPENHVFEYAVIRVVPRAEREEFLNVGVILYCPRLKFLQATILIDANRIAAFSPQLDLVELEQNLCAFERICNGTKEGGPIATLDIASRFRWLTATRSTVVQASKVHPGLCVDAQQTLNRLFAQLVL; encoded by the coding sequence ATGCCAGAGAATCACGTATTTGAGTACGCTGTTATCCGCGTTGTGCCAAGGGCCGAACGGGAGGAGTTTTTAAACGTGGGAGTAATATTATATTGCCCCAGGCTAAAATTTTTGCAAGCCACGATTTTGATAGATGCTAACAGAATAGCTGCTTTTTCGCCTCAATTAGACCTGGTTGAATTAGAGCAAAACCTTTGTGCGTTTGAAAGGATATGCAACGGAACCAAAGAAGGCGGCCCAATTGCCACTTTGGATATAGCATCACGTTTCCGTTGGTTAACCGCTACACGTAGCACCGTTGTGCAGGCATCCAAAGTACACCCCGGCTTGTGTGTGGATGCGCAACAAACACTTAATCGCCTTTTTGCCCAACTGGTGCTGTAA
- a CDS encoding xanthine dehydrogenase family protein molybdopterin-binding subunit produces MIAEPVSRRNFLRVTTIAGGGLMIGFNLISEAETPHHLADDVLFAPNAYISINSKGLVTLMSPNPEIGQGVKTALPMILAEELNVKWDAVYVEMAPLDKKYGNQTAGGSGAIRSRFMPIRQAGATARVMLITAAASEWNVPETECYADDGFVIHKPSGKKLGYGELAAKASTLPVPTDVKLKDPKDFKIIGTRVGNIDNKKIVTGQPLYGMDTRREGMLFAMVSRPPAFGKTLDSFDDTETRKVAGVKNVVKAGGVVAVLATSTWAAKKGRDKLKVVWKDTGKLESTADHDIAFKDMITQKSETPSRNDGDVEKAFGEGGKIIEAVYECPALSHAPMEPINFFADVKDGKAELYGPTQVPANMRQAVAKALNIPEDNVSLGMPRQGGGFGRKLRPDNGVEAALISASAQCPVQMFWTREDDIQGDFYRPPAMYKYRAVIGADNTISAWHVNSVALNGGASVPNGFPAAAIPHFRHDNHKLDTNIAMGPWRAPTSNVAAFADETFLDELAHEMKKDPIALRLELLEKAKTAPVGQVRYDIDKFKSVINLVAQMSNWGKNTKPNVYYGFASYFSFNTYAAHVAELTKTPSGLRVTKVFSAINCGRVVNLSGAENQVQGAIIDGLSHALFSKITFEQGAVVQKNFHTYKFLRMKDSPLEVIVKFVPSDDAPTGLGEPGLPPIAPAVGNAIFAATGKRYRKLPFELA; encoded by the coding sequence ATGATAGCAGAACCAGTTTCGAGGCGTAATTTTTTACGCGTTACAACCATTGCCGGTGGCGGCCTGATGATAGGGTTTAACCTAATTAGCGAAGCCGAAACACCACATCATTTAGCCGACGATGTGCTTTTTGCACCCAACGCCTATATCAGTATCAACTCAAAAGGTTTGGTTACACTCATGTCGCCCAATCCCGAAATTGGCCAGGGTGTTAAAACCGCCTTACCCATGATACTGGCCGAAGAATTAAACGTAAAGTGGGACGCCGTATATGTAGAAATGGCTCCGCTGGATAAAAAATATGGTAACCAAACCGCGGGTGGCAGCGGCGCAATTCGCAGCAGGTTTATGCCCATCCGGCAGGCAGGTGCAACAGCCAGGGTGATGCTCATCACAGCGGCTGCTTCAGAATGGAACGTTCCGGAAACGGAATGCTATGCCGATGATGGTTTTGTAATTCACAAACCCAGCGGAAAAAAATTAGGTTACGGTGAATTAGCCGCCAAGGCTTCCACTTTACCCGTACCTACCGACGTAAAGCTGAAAGACCCTAAGGATTTTAAAATAATTGGCACCCGAGTAGGTAATATTGACAATAAAAAAATAGTAACCGGCCAACCTTTATACGGTATGGATACCCGCCGGGAAGGTATGCTTTTCGCGATGGTATCTCGCCCGCCGGCGTTTGGTAAAACGTTAGATTCGTTTGATGATACCGAAACCCGCAAGGTAGCCGGCGTAAAAAACGTGGTTAAGGCCGGCGGCGTAGTCGCTGTTTTGGCTACTTCAACATGGGCAGCAAAAAAAGGGCGAGACAAACTTAAAGTTGTTTGGAAAGATACCGGCAAACTGGAAAGTACAGCCGACCATGATATTGCTTTTAAGGATATGATAACCCAAAAAAGCGAAACACCATCCCGCAACGACGGCGATGTTGAAAAAGCTTTTGGCGAAGGTGGGAAAATTATAGAGGCAGTTTACGAGTGCCCAGCATTATCGCACGCGCCAATGGAGCCCATCAATTTTTTTGCCGATGTAAAAGATGGTAAGGCCGAACTTTATGGCCCAACACAAGTACCGGCAAACATGCGCCAGGCTGTGGCAAAAGCACTAAATATTCCGGAAGACAATGTTAGCCTGGGTATGCCAAGGCAAGGTGGGGGCTTTGGCCGAAAATTACGACCAGATAACGGTGTGGAAGCGGCCTTAATATCGGCATCAGCCCAATGCCCGGTACAAATGTTTTGGACGCGCGAAGATGATATTCAGGGCGATTTTTATCGCCCACCGGCTATGTATAAGTATCGCGCCGTAATTGGTGCCGATAATACCATAAGCGCCTGGCATGTTAATTCGGTTGCGTTAAATGGCGGCGCATCAGTGCCTAACGGTTTCCCGGCAGCGGCTATCCCGCATTTTAGGCACGATAATCATAAACTTGATACCAACATAGCCATGGGCCCATGGCGTGCACCAACAAGTAACGTTGCCGCCTTTGCCGACGAAACTTTTTTAGACGAACTGGCTCACGAAATGAAAAAAGACCCTATTGCTTTGCGACTGGAACTTTTAGAAAAAGCCAAAACAGCACCCGTTGGGCAGGTGAGATACGATATAGATAAATTTAAAAGTGTAATAAACTTAGTTGCCCAAATGAGCAATTGGGGCAAAAACACTAAACCAAACGTTTATTACGGTTTTGCTTCCTATTTCTCGTTTAACACTTATGCTGCCCATGTTGCCGAGCTTACCAAAACGCCTTCGGGCCTGCGGGTAACTAAAGTATTCTCGGCTATTAATTGTGGCCGCGTGGTTAATTTGAGCGGTGCCGAAAACCAGGTACAGGGTGCTATTATTGATGGCTTGAGCCACGCCCTGTTCAGCAAAATCACATTCGAGCAAGGAGCCGTAGTGCAAAAAAACTTTCATACTTATAAATTTTTACGGATGAAGGATTCGCCTTTAGAAGTTATCGTAAAGTTTGTTCCTTCGGATGATGCACCAACCGGATTAGGCGAACCGGGTTTACCGCCAATTGCCCCAGCGGTAGGCAATGCTATTTTTGCGGCTACTGGCAAACGTTACCGAAAGTTACCTTTTGAATTAGCGTAG
- a CDS encoding (2Fe-2S)-binding protein, with amino-acid sequence MPKYNVNINNKLLAVDADADTPLLWVLRDHLNLVGTKFGCGIAQCGACTVHLDGAAIRSCSFPIAAVGTYKITTIEGLSVNGDHPLQQAWEEIDVAQCGYCQSGQIMAAAALLKRTPHPTDADIDASMTNICRCGTHYRIRKAIHLAATKGAQK; translated from the coding sequence ATGCCTAAATATAATGTTAACATTAACAATAAACTGCTTGCTGTTGATGCCGATGCAGATACGCCGCTATTGTGGGTTTTGCGCGACCACTTAAATTTAGTGGGTACTAAATTTGGCTGCGGTATTGCGCAGTGTGGTGCCTGTACCGTTCATTTAGATGGTGCAGCCATACGCTCGTGTTCCTTCCCGATAGCTGCTGTTGGTACATACAAAATAACTACTATTGAGGGTTTGAGCGTTAATGGCGATCATCCCCTGCAACAAGCTTGGGAAGAAATAGATGTAGCCCAATGTGGTTACTGCCAATCGGGACAAATTATGGCTGCGGCAGCTTTGCTTAAACGCACCCCTCACCCCACCGATGCCGACATTGATGCATCAATGACCAATATATGTCGCTGCGGTACACATTACCGCATCCGCAAAGCCATTCACCTTGCAGCAACAAAAGGAGCACAAAAATGA
- the serS gene encoding serine--tRNA ligase codes for MLQVSYIRENRDYVLERLAVKNFKQPELVDEVIKLDEQRRQTQNALDNISAQANAAAKQIGELMRNGKKEEAEAVKANSNTWKEEAKKLSEQLSSVEAELQQKIVVLPNLPHTSVPKGLTPEENEVVLENGEKPQLPANALPHWELAAKYNLIDFELGVKITGAGFPVYKGKGAKLQRALITFFLDEAEKAGYDERMLPLLVNEASGFGTGQLPDKEGQMYYVGIDNLYLIPTAEVPVTNLYRDVILKADELPVRNCAYTPCFRREAGSYGAHVRGLNRLHQFDKVEIMQVVHPDDSYIVLEQMSTHVQSLLQKLGLPYRVLRLCGGDIGFSQTLTYDMETWSAAQQRWLEVSSVSNYETFQSNRLKLRFRNAEGKTQLAHTLNGSALALPRIVATLLENYQTENGIKIPEVLVPYTKFEWID; via the coding sequence ATGCTGCAAGTTAGTTATATCCGCGAAAACAGAGACTATGTATTGGAACGTTTAGCGGTAAAAAATTTTAAACAACCAGAACTGGTTGACGAGGTGATAAAACTGGATGAGCAACGCCGCCAGACGCAAAACGCGCTTGATAATATTTCGGCGCAGGCCAACGCCGCCGCCAAGCAAATTGGCGAGTTGATGCGTAACGGAAAAAAAGAAGAAGCCGAAGCTGTTAAAGCAAACTCGAACACCTGGAAAGAAGAAGCTAAAAAATTAAGCGAGCAATTATCATCCGTTGAGGCAGAACTGCAACAAAAAATTGTGGTATTGCCTAACTTGCCCCATACCTCTGTGCCCAAAGGTTTAACACCAGAAGAAAATGAGGTGGTATTGGAGAATGGCGAAAAACCGCAGTTACCCGCCAACGCCCTGCCGCATTGGGAACTGGCCGCAAAATATAATTTAATTGATTTTGAGTTAGGCGTTAAAATAACCGGTGCAGGTTTCCCCGTATATAAGGGCAAAGGTGCCAAATTGCAACGCGCTTTGATAACTTTCTTTTTAGATGAAGCCGAAAAAGCAGGCTACGACGAACGCATGTTACCCCTGCTGGTAAACGAAGCATCGGGCTTTGGCACCGGGCAACTTCCCGATAAAGAGGGCCAAATGTACTATGTGGGTATTGATAATTTATACCTGATACCTACTGCCGAAGTACCCGTTACTAACCTTTATAGGGATGTAATATTAAAGGCCGACGAGCTGCCAGTAAGAAATTGTGCTTATACACCTTGCTTTAGGCGTGAAGCAGGTTCATACGGTGCGCATGTACGCGGACTTAACCGTTTACATCAGTTTGATAAGGTAGAAATTATGCAGGTTGTTCACCCGGATGATTCTTATATAGTTTTAGAACAAATGAGTACACATGTTCAAAGCTTGTTACAAAAGCTTGGCCTACCTTACCGTGTATTGCGCCTTTGTGGTGGGGATATTGGGTTTTCCCAAACGCTCACATATGATATGGAAACCTGGAGCGCAGCACAACAACGCTGGTTGGAAGTTTCTTCAGTATCTAATTATGAAACTTTTCAAAGCAACCGCTTAAAACTTCGTTTCCGCAATGCCGAAGGAAAAACACAACTGGCTCATACCTTAAATGGCAGCGCTTTGGCTTTGCCGCGTATTGTAGCCACTTTATTAGAAAATTATCAAACAGAAAATGGTATTAAAATACCCGAAGTATTGGTGCCATACACCAAATTTGAGTGGATAGATTAA
- the rsmI gene encoding 16S rRNA (cytidine(1402)-2'-O)-methyltransferase, producing the protein MNQAGKLYLVPTPIGNLEDITLRALRILKEVDLILAEDTRTSAPLLKHFEISQKVYAHHQHNERQATNEIIRFLKEGKNIALISDAGTPAISDPGFFLVREVVKNDLAIECLPGATAFVPALVNSGFPTDRFVFEGFLPVKKGRQTRYKFLATEERTIIFYESPHRLLKTLEEMMVYFGEDRPVSVSRELTKMFEETVRGTVTEVKTYFETHTVKGEFVICVAGKPEADSKSKEARDEKQESRNK; encoded by the coding sequence ATGAACCAAGCAGGCAAACTATACTTAGTACCCACACCCATAGGTAACCTTGAAGATATTACACTGCGGGCACTGCGGATTTTAAAAGAGGTGGACCTGATACTGGCGGAGGATACCCGTACATCGGCACCGTTGTTAAAACATTTCGAAATTAGTCAGAAAGTGTATGCCCACCATCAGCACAACGAGCGGCAGGCTACCAACGAGATCATCAGATTTTTAAAGGAAGGCAAGAATATCGCCCTTATATCTGATGCAGGAACCCCGGCTATTAGCGACCCTGGTTTTTTTTTGGTACGCGAGGTTGTTAAAAACGACCTAGCAATTGAGTGCCTGCCCGGTGCAACGGCTTTTGTACCTGCCCTGGTAAACTCAGGCTTCCCTACAGATAGGTTTGTTTTTGAGGGATTTTTGCCCGTTAAAAAAGGCCGCCAAACACGTTATAAATTTTTAGCTACCGAGGAACGTACCATCATATTTTACGAATCGCCACATCGGTTGCTCAAAACACTGGAAGAGATGATGGTTTATTTTGGCGAGGACAGGCCGGTATCGGTATCGCGCGAGCTCACAAAAATGTTTGAAGAAACCGTGCGCGGAACCGTTACCGAAGTGAAAACTTATTTTGAAACCCATACCGTAAAAGGCGAGTTTGTGATTTGTGTGGCTGGCAAGCCGGAGGCAGACAGCAAGAGTAAGGAAGCAAGAGACGAGAAGCAAGAATCAAGAAATAAATAG
- a CDS encoding family 43 glycosylhydrolase has protein sequence MKNIKKVSFVLLVSALVSLTKAHSQNPVIQTIYTADPAPMVYKDTVFLYTGHDEDKSTWFVMKDWHIFSTTDMLNWTDRGSPLSVSTFKWAEKDAWAGQCIYRNGKFYWYVPVNAKGLGMSIGVAVSDSPTGPFVDALGKPLVSGGWGYIDPTVFIDDDGQAYLYWGNPNLYYVRLNNDMLSYDEHLGIVKVPLTDEGFKLRVINAKHTFAWAKSIDGLAAHTVKNPADNKYYWYVSAIEKNTGKKVIGVAVGSQATGPFTDVLGKPFITEHCGEGNINPTVITDNEKQPYLTWGNQELWQAKLNIDMVSYDQNTGIIPVPAEKKDWFVSKIKGTVNSTEKRFTTYEEGPWVYKRKNLYYLFYPAGGVPEHLAYSTSKSLQKPDWKYGDTVMSVIRKGGAFTNHPGVIDYKGKTYLFYHNGALPGGGGFDRSVCIDELNFDANGSVKRIAPTSGLSQGVGTINPFNRVEAETISWEQGVRTATLKDTGIIVTSINPGDYIKVQQVNFKKPTSTFSANIKPISGGQIEIHLDSADGELMGICEVQKNIGEGRWNTVTCKVTPVTGIHNLYFVFKGKGEKLFDFDWWLFK, from the coding sequence ATGAAAAACATAAAAAAAGTAAGCTTCGTACTATTGGTTTCCGCACTGGTATCTTTAACAAAAGCACATTCCCAAAACCCCGTTATTCAAACCATATACACGGCTGATCCGGCACCTATGGTGTATAAGGATACCGTATTTCTTTACACAGGCCATGACGAAGACAAATCGACGTGGTTTGTTATGAAAGACTGGCATATATTTTCTACCACTGATATGTTGAACTGGACAGATCGCGGTAGCCCTTTGTCCGTAAGCACTTTTAAATGGGCAGAAAAAGATGCTTGGGCCGGCCAGTGTATTTACCGGAACGGAAAATTTTACTGGTACGTACCTGTGAACGCCAAGGGACTGGGCATGTCGATAGGTGTAGCTGTGTCTGACTCTCCTACCGGGCCTTTCGTAGATGCGTTGGGCAAACCCCTGGTATCAGGAGGTTGGGGTTATATTGATCCGACTGTTTTCATCGATGATGATGGGCAGGCTTATTTATACTGGGGTAATCCTAACCTCTATTATGTACGGTTAAATAACGATATGCTATCCTATGACGAACATCTCGGTATTGTAAAGGTGCCTTTAACAGATGAGGGTTTTAAATTAAGGGTTATTAATGCCAAACACACTTTCGCCTGGGCGAAATCAATTGATGGACTTGCTGCACATACAGTCAAAAATCCGGCTGATAACAAATATTACTGGTATGTAAGCGCCATTGAAAAGAATACCGGCAAAAAAGTGATAGGTGTTGCCGTGGGCAGCCAGGCAACAGGCCCTTTTACAGATGTACTTGGTAAACCATTTATTACCGAACATTGCGGAGAGGGGAACATTAATCCTACCGTTATTACAGACAATGAAAAACAACCCTATTTAACCTGGGGTAACCAGGAACTGTGGCAGGCAAAGTTAAATATAGACATGGTCTCGTATGATCAAAATACCGGCATCATTCCGGTTCCTGCCGAGAAAAAAGACTGGTTTGTTTCTAAAATCAAGGGCACAGTTAACAGCACCGAAAAGCGATTCACTACTTACGAAGAGGGGCCTTGGGTATACAAACGTAAAAACCTTTATTACCTGTTCTATCCCGCCGGCGGCGTGCCCGAGCATCTCGCTTATTCAACGAGCAAGAGCCTACAGAAACCCGATTGGAAATATGGAGATACGGTAATGAGCGTGATTAGAAAAGGTGGTGCTTTTACAAACCATCCCGGCGTAATAGATTACAAGGGTAAGACCTATCTTTTTTATCATAATGGTGCTTTACCCGGTGGCGGTGGATTTGACCGGTCGGTTTGTATTGATGAATTAAATTTTGATGCAAATGGTTCCGTTAAGCGCATTGCGCCAACGTCGGGCCTATCGCAGGGCGTAGGCACTATCAACCCATTTAACCGGGTTGAGGCTGAAACCATTTCCTGGGAGCAGGGCGTTCGCACGGCTACGCTTAAAGATACTGGCATTATCGTTACATCAATCAACCCGGGAGATTATATCAAGGTGCAGCAAGTTAACTTTAAAAAACCAACCAGTACCTTTTCAGCGAATATTAAGCCTATTTCCGGGGGACAGATAGAAATCCATCTGGATAGTGCAGATGGGGAATTAATGGGTATTTGCGAAGTTCAAAAAAATATTGGAGAAGGAAGGTGGAATACCGTAACCTGCAAGGTTACGCCGGTAACTGGTATACATAACCTTTACTTTGTTTTTAAAGGCAAGGGCGAAAAATTATTCGATTTTGACTGGTGGCTGTTTAAGTAA
- a CDS encoding NPCBM/NEW2 domain-containing protein, which yields MNTTKLSAIAIFLIVFAGQTFAQQAHEVWLDQLDLSVATQGYGVPKKNQSIDGKTMTIAGANFERGFGTHAESSLIILLNGKATSFTAKVGIDDEVKGHEPAVEFVLLGDNKNIWSSGIMHLGDPAKTCQVSLAGIEKLELVVTDGGNGNYYDHADWANAKFEAAGVTTFATMNPVPGIPYILTPKPSLLPKINSAAVFGVRPGSPFQYLVAATGEKPMKFYAADLPAGLTIDMKTGIITGKLDRAGTFAVTLRAVNAKGTANKKLRIVCGDRIALTPPMGWNSWNCFADQVSADKVKKAAEAMIKSGLVDHGWTYINIDDFWQNNRDSKDQSIRGKLRDDEGNIVPNSRFGDMKGLANYVHGLGLKAGLYSSPGPWTCGGCVGSYGYEKQDAKMYAEWGFDYLKYDWCSYGGVIDGMPGNDPYKVSSLSYKGGNQLPTAVKPFRVMGDALKQQPRDIVFSLCQYGMSDVWKWGDSVGGSLWRTTNDITDTWTSVKNIVLMQDKAATDAKPGNWNDPDMLVVGTVGWGNPHPSKLRPDEQYLHFSLWCLFSAPLLIGCDMEKLDDFTLNLLTNDEVIAIDQDPLGKQATCVKTIGELRIYVKELEDGSRAVGFCNLGIEKADISYRDFNITGLKGRLRVRDLWRQKDIASIDSRKDSLQLHVPAHGVVLYKFTTGK from the coding sequence ATGAATACTACCAAATTATCCGCCATCGCTATCTTCTTGATTGTTTTTGCAGGCCAGACGTTTGCCCAACAGGCTCATGAGGTATGGCTAGACCAATTGGATCTCAGCGTAGCTACGCAGGGCTATGGTGTACCAAAGAAAAATCAGTCTATTGATGGCAAAACCATGACGATTGCCGGAGCCAACTTTGAACGCGGTTTCGGAACACACGCCGAAAGTTCTTTAATTATTCTGTTGAACGGTAAAGCTACATCCTTTACTGCAAAAGTAGGCATCGATGACGAAGTAAAAGGTCATGAACCCGCGGTTGAGTTTGTATTGCTGGGTGATAATAAAAATATTTGGTCAAGCGGGATTATGCATTTGGGCGACCCCGCCAAAACCTGCCAGGTATCCCTCGCTGGAATTGAGAAACTTGAACTGGTGGTAACCGATGGTGGTAACGGTAACTACTACGATCATGCCGATTGGGCAAATGCAAAATTTGAAGCGGCAGGTGTAACTACCTTTGCTACAATGAATCCGGTGCCGGGTATACCCTACATTCTTACGCCTAAACCATCATTGTTACCTAAGATTAACAGCGCCGCTGTTTTTGGCGTCCGCCCGGGTTCACCATTTCAGTATCTGGTAGCCGCAACCGGCGAAAAGCCTATGAAATTTTACGCTGCTGACTTACCGGCGGGACTAACAATAGATATGAAAACCGGCATCATAACAGGTAAGCTTGATAGGGCAGGTACATTTGCTGTTACCTTAAGGGCCGTGAATGCAAAAGGTACGGCAAATAAGAAGTTGCGTATTGTGTGCGGCGACCGCATTGCGCTTACACCTCCCATGGGCTGGAATAGTTGGAACTGTTTTGCTGATCAGGTTTCGGCCGACAAGGTGAAGAAAGCTGCTGAGGCTATGATTAAGAGCGGACTGGTGGATCATGGGTGGACTTATATCAATATTGACGACTTCTGGCAGAATAACCGTGACTCGAAAGATCAATCGATAAGGGGCAAGTTGCGGGATGACGAAGGTAACATTGTTCCTAACTCGCGCTTCGGCGATATGAAGGGCCTGGCTAACTATGTGCATGGGCTTGGCTTAAAAGCAGGCTTATATTCCAGCCCGGGGCCATGGACCTGCGGCGGCTGTGTAGGCAGTTACGGTTATGAAAAGCAGGACGCAAAAATGTATGCGGAATGGGGATTTGATTATCTTAAATATGATTGGTGTAGTTATGGAGGAGTGATAGATGGAATGCCCGGAAACGACCCGTACAAGGTATCTTCCCTGTCTTACAAGGGAGGGAACCAACTTCCAACAGCAGTTAAGCCTTTTAGGGTTATGGGCGATGCACTCAAACAGCAGCCCCGCGACATTGTATTTAGCCTATGCCAATACGGCATGTCTGATGTGTGGAAATGGGGAGATTCTGTGGGTGGAAGCTTATGGAGAACAACTAATGATATTACAGATACCTGGACAAGCGTAAAAAACATTGTACTTATGCAGGATAAGGCAGCCACGGATGCCAAACCGGGCAACTGGAATGATCCGGATATGCTGGTTGTAGGCACAGTGGGTTGGGGTAACCCGCACCCGAGCAAACTCAGGCCGGATGAACAATATCTGCACTTTAGCCTCTGGTGCCTTTTTTCGGCCCCCTTGCTAATTGGGTGTGATATGGAAAAGCTGGATGACTTTACCTTAAATTTGCTTACCAACGACGAAGTGATCGCCATCGATCAGGACCCGCTGGGTAAGCAGGCAACGTGTGTTAAAACTATTGGTGAGCTAAGGATATATGTTAAAGAACTGGAAGACGGTAGCCGTGCCGTTGGCTTTTGTAACTTAGGTATCGAAAAGGCAGATATCAGTTACCGGGATTTTAATATCACCGGTTTAAAAGGGCGTTTAAGAGTTCGCGACCTTTGGCGTCAAAAGGATATTGCCTCAATTGACAGCCGTAAGGATAGCCTACAGCTCCACGTCCCTGCACATGGTGTGGTTCTTTATAAATTCACAACCGGGAAGTAG